A genomic segment from Leptolyngbya boryana PCC 6306 encodes:
- a CDS encoding HD domain-containing protein, with amino-acid sequence MVERVYHDPLHGAIALDQSDPTEALLIQLIDTPAFQRLRRIRQLGPASLTFHGAEGSRFTHSLGVLAVARRAFDRIARDYPQLLPHRTIVLCAALLHDIGHAAFSHTAEEIFGSDHELWTRRILRESEPIRQLLDRFSPDLIDQLEAVFLKKYPLPLVWQLVSSQLDCDRLDYLMRDSYFTGASYGHIDLDRILMAMRYDPVTQQLVVAKKGMAAIEHYLIVRYFMYSQVYNHRKNIAATWVLLKTFQQARYQLKLGNLEADQNVRAWLNQDGNQIELDQYLAGDDGAFLYHFQQWRSHSDPVLADLSRRFLDRDLLKSLDISQLEESDRDLLLEKARYWTTQAGFDSSTYCGLRIAVSRGYTLYDRGIHIQTTTGLREIGELSALVQTLTQPIQKVWLIYLREIDDKIKSFVDKAGELL; translated from the coding sequence ATGGTTGAGCGCGTTTATCACGATCCGTTACATGGCGCGATCGCGCTCGATCAAAGCGATCCGACTGAGGCATTGTTGATTCAATTGATCGATACGCCTGCATTCCAACGATTGCGGCGGATTCGGCAGTTGGGTCCTGCCAGTTTGACGTTTCATGGCGCGGAAGGATCGCGGTTTACGCATTCTTTGGGCGTGTTAGCGGTCGCGAGACGGGCATTTGATCGGATTGCACGGGATTATCCGCAATTGCTTCCGCATCGCACGATCGTACTCTGTGCGGCATTGCTGCATGATATTGGACATGCGGCGTTTAGCCATACGGCAGAAGAGATTTTTGGCAGTGATCATGAGCTTTGGACGCGGCGGATTTTGCGGGAGTCAGAGCCAATTCGGCAATTGCTCGATCGGTTCTCGCCAGATTTGATTGATCAACTTGAAGCCGTTTTCTTGAAGAAATATCCATTGCCATTGGTTTGGCAGTTGGTTTCAAGTCAGTTAGATTGCGATCGCTTAGATTATTTGATGCGAGATAGTTACTTTACGGGCGCATCTTATGGACATATTGATCTCGATCGCATTTTGATGGCGATGCGCTACGATCCGGTCACTCAGCAGTTAGTGGTTGCGAAAAAGGGAATGGCAGCGATCGAGCATTATTTGATCGTGCGCTATTTTATGTATTCTCAGGTTTATAACCATCGTAAAAATATTGCTGCGACTTGGGTTTTACTCAAAACATTTCAGCAAGCTCGATATCAGTTGAAGCTTGGCAATCTAGAAGCCGATCAAAATGTTCGAGCTTGGCTGAATCAAGACGGTAATCAAATCGAATTAGACCAGTATTTAGCCGGAGATGATGGAGCTTTTCTCTATCATTTTCAGCAGTGGCGATCGCATAGTGATCCTGTTTTGGCGGATTTATCCCGGCGATTTCTCGATCGAGATTTGCTGAAATCTTTGGATATTTCCCAATTAGAAGAAAGCGATCGAGATTTACTGCTAGAAAAGGCTCGATATTGGACAACGCAAGCGGGATTTGATTCATCGACTTACTGCGGATTGAGAATCGCAGTGAGTCGAGGGTATACGTTATACGATCGTGGCATTCATATTCAAACAACAACCGGACTGCGAGAAATTGGAGAGCTTTCTGCTTTGGTACAAACGTTGACACAGCCAATTCAGAAAGTGTGGCTAATCTATTTGCGCGAGATTGATGACAAGATTAAAAGCTTTGTGGATAAAGCAGGCGAATTGCTGTGA
- the rpmA gene encoding 50S ribosomal protein L27: MAHKKGTGSTRNGRDSNAQRLGVKRYGGQKVLAGNILVRQRGTKVHPGNNVGRGSDDTLFALIEGEVKFERLGKSRTKVSVYPVSA, translated from the coding sequence ATGGCTCATAAGAAAGGTACAGGAAGTACAAGAAACGGACGCGATTCTAACGCTCAGCGCTTAGGCGTGAAGCGTTACGGTGGTCAGAAGGTTTTGGCTGGAAACATCTTGGTTCGTCAGCGCGGAACCAAAGTGCATCCAGGTAACAATGTCGGACGCGGTAGCGATGATACCCTGTTCGCATTGATCGAAGGTGAAGTGAAATTTGAGCGCTTGGGCAAGAGCCGCACGAAAGTGAGCGTTTATCCTGTTTCGGCATAG
- the petD gene encoding cytochrome b6-f complex subunit IV, giving the protein MATIKKPDLSDPQLRAKLAKGMGHNYYGEPAWPNDLLYIFPVVILGTIALCVGLAVLDPSMNGEPANPFATPLEILPEWYLYPVFNILRLVPNKLLGVVLMGSVPLGLIAVPFIENVNKFQNPFRRPVAMAVFLFGTFVTMWLGIGAIMPVSQGLTLGLF; this is encoded by the coding sequence ATGGCAACGATTAAGAAGCCGGATCTTAGCGATCCTCAATTGCGCGCTAAGTTGGCGAAAGGCATGGGTCACAACTATTATGGTGAACCTGCTTGGCCCAACGATTTGCTTTACATTTTCCCGGTCGTAATTTTAGGTACGATCGCGCTTTGTGTCGGTTTGGCAGTGCTTGACCCTTCAATGAATGGTGAGCCTGCAAATCCCTTTGCAACTCCGCTGGAAATTCTGCCTGAGTGGTATCTGTATCCTGTTTTCAACATTCTGCGCCTCGTGCCGAACAAGCTCTTGGGTGTGGTCTTGATGGGATCTGTGCCTTTAGGTTTGATTGCCGTTCCGTTCATCGAAAACGTCAACAAATTCCAAAACCCCTTCCGTCGTCCTGTGGCGATGGCAGTGTTCTTGTTTGGAACCTTTGTGACCATGTGGCTTGGAATTGGTGCAATTATGCCCGTCAGCCAAGGTTTGACGCTCGGTTTGTTCTAA
- a CDS encoding response regulator transcription factor → MPLTILVAEDDVGTRLSISDYLECSGYSVVSAENGADAIALLDTHQPHLIVTDVSMPLIDGYELVRHVRRRPALRLLPIVFLTGRTETTERVKGYQLGCDVYLAKPFELSELGAVVRNLLDRTQMIETEWRSRQGFEASGEIGEKPIADIDIALTDREKQVLALLSDGLSNIQIGNHLHLSARTVEKHVSSLLRKTETSNRAELVRFAMEHHLVV, encoded by the coding sequence ATGCCCCTGACGATCCTCGTTGCTGAGGATGATGTCGGAACTCGACTCTCGATCAGCGACTACCTTGAATGTTCTGGTTATTCCGTGGTCTCGGCTGAGAATGGGGCTGATGCGATCGCACTGCTTGACACGCATCAACCCCATCTCATCGTGACCGATGTTTCGATGCCTTTAATTGATGGCTACGAGTTAGTTCGCCACGTCCGTCGCCGTCCCGCTTTGCGGCTTTTGCCGATCGTGTTCCTCACAGGACGGACTGAGACAACGGAGCGAGTGAAAGGGTATCAGCTTGGCTGTGATGTTTATCTTGCCAAACCGTTTGAATTGTCTGAATTAGGTGCGGTCGTGCGAAATTTACTCGATCGCACTCAGATGATCGAAACAGAATGGCGATCGCGGCAAGGCTTTGAAGCTTCGGGTGAGATTGGAGAAAAACCGATCGCAGATATCGATATTGCTTTAACCGATCGTGAGAAACAGGTTTTAGCGCTCTTGAGTGATGGGCTATCGAATATTCAAATCGGCAATCATTTACATCTGAGTGCGCGAACTGTTGAGAAGCATGTCAGTAGTTTGCTGAGAAAAACTGAAACGAGTAATCGAGCAGAACTCGTTCGATTTGCGATGGAACATCATTTGGTCGTTTAG
- a CDS encoding DUF5942 domain-containing protein, producing the protein MKKLLIIALFLVGLGWTIAQFPGLAMQGNYDQIVLDFREDIADTAIQQQLNAIAQTYKVRPQFNSQFSKPEHLYIVKGDKSLLDALRKSDLKRYTEAIEPDYIYRIPDGESRKLVGSTSEPNASQAPNDPMYSKQWNMHNIGIEQAWIETKGRGVTVAVIDTGVSKVPDLEKTNFVKGFDFVNDQENAADDNGHGTHVAGTIAQSTNNNFGVAGIAYEANIMPLKVLSSFGGGTVADIAEAIRFAADNKADVINLSLGGGGESVVMRDAIDYAHSKGVVVIAAAGNSNRNAADYPARYPHAIAVAALDASGAKAPYSNFGAGVDIAAPGGSTEQGESGGILQNTLNPETGESVFAAFQGTSMAAPHAAGVAALIKAAGVDNPDEVLAVLKQSARKVESDDLNHYGAGKLDAAAAVKLALHGKITFNDFFRWLRDNGYLNPRFWIDGGVVALLPKIAMVLGSYLLAWFLRVYFPFNWSWAMGSGLVAGSSGLFLLKGFYLFDLPQFPFRILGSSLPELGSAVQGSAALNPISASVLIPFLLLALLLGHSWGKPFAIGATIGVAACLGISAIVDPQVMWLGDGWIGRAYLSINALLCFGLARLALKPKDRWV; encoded by the coding sequence ATGAAAAAACTCCTGATCATCGCCCTATTTCTGGTTGGATTGGGGTGGACAATTGCACAGTTTCCTGGGTTGGCAATGCAAGGAAATTACGATCAGATTGTTCTCGATTTTCGCGAAGATATTGCAGATACAGCAATTCAGCAGCAGCTTAACGCGATCGCACAAACTTATAAGGTTCGTCCTCAATTCAATAGCCAGTTCTCTAAACCAGAACATCTCTACATCGTTAAAGGTGATAAATCACTGCTAGATGCTTTGAGAAAATCTGATCTGAAACGCTATACCGAAGCGATCGAGCCAGATTATATCTATCGCATCCCAGACGGCGAATCTCGCAAATTGGTCGGTTCAACCTCAGAGCCAAATGCAAGTCAGGCTCCAAACGATCCGATGTACAGCAAACAGTGGAATATGCATAACATCGGAATTGAGCAAGCTTGGATTGAGACAAAAGGGCGCGGTGTAACGGTTGCCGTGATTGATACCGGAGTATCAAAAGTTCCTGATTTAGAAAAAACGAATTTTGTCAAAGGCTTCGATTTCGTCAACGATCAAGAAAATGCCGCAGATGATAACGGGCATGGAACTCACGTAGCAGGCACGATCGCACAATCGACCAATAACAATTTTGGCGTGGCTGGAATTGCTTACGAAGCCAATATTATGCCGCTCAAAGTTCTCAGTTCTTTTGGAGGCGGAACGGTTGCAGACATTGCCGAAGCAATTCGATTTGCCGCAGATAACAAAGCAGATGTGATTAACCTCAGTTTAGGTGGAGGCGGTGAAAGCGTAGTGATGCGAGATGCGATCGACTATGCCCACAGTAAAGGGGTCGTCGTCATCGCTGCTGCCGGAAACTCGAATCGTAATGCAGCCGATTATCCAGCGCGATATCCCCATGCGATCGCAGTTGCCGCTCTCGATGCTTCGGGAGCCAAAGCCCCCTATTCTAACTTTGGTGCAGGCGTTGATATTGCGGCTCCAGGTGGCTCAACTGAGCAAGGCGAATCGGGTGGCATTCTGCAAAATACACTCAATCCAGAAACAGGAGAATCTGTCTTTGCGGCTTTCCAAGGCACAAGTATGGCCGCTCCTCATGCAGCAGGCGTAGCAGCCTTGATCAAAGCAGCAGGTGTAGACAATCCAGATGAAGTCTTAGCAGTTCTGAAGCAATCTGCACGCAAAGTAGAATCCGATGATCTCAATCATTACGGAGCCGGAAAATTAGATGCGGCGGCGGCTGTGAAGCTGGCACTACACGGCAAAATTACCTTTAACGATTTCTTCCGATGGTTGCGAGATAATGGCTATCTCAATCCGCGATTCTGGATTGATGGGGGCGTAGTTGCGCTGTTGCCTAAAATTGCGATGGTGCTTGGATCTTATCTACTTGCCTGGTTCCTGCGGGTCTATTTCCCTTTCAACTGGAGTTGGGCAATGGGTTCAGGTTTAGTCGCGGGTAGCTCTGGTTTGTTCTTGCTCAAAGGCTTCTATTTATTTGACTTGCCGCAATTTCCGTTCCGGATTTTGGGAAGTTCGCTTCCAGAGTTAGGCAGTGCTGTTCAAGGTAGTGCAGCACTAAACCCGATTTCTGCCAGTGTGCTGATTCCATTTCTGCTGCTTGCGCTATTGTTAGGTCATTCCTGGGGGAAACCGTTCGCGATCGGAGCAACGATCGGTGTTGCGGCTTGCTTAGGAATTAGCGCGATCGTCGATCCGCAAGTCATGTGGCTTGGTGACGGATGGATTGGACGTGCTTATTTGAGCATCAATGCACTGCTCTGTTTTGGCTTAGCTCGCTTAGCGTTGAAACCGAAGGATCGATGGGTATGA
- a CDS encoding Uma2 family endonuclease: MTQATTSYSGATAQEQRLYTPEEYLDLETNAEFRSEYDNGVITPTTGGTANHNRICRNLCTALTIGLRGQRFEVFISDLKVWVPTSQKFRYPDIMVTAGEPEYYQNRKTTVTNPQIIIEVLSESTEEFDREDKFRLYQSIPSFQEYLLIDQSQIAIDHFYKTQPKHWQIDQFDDQDTEIKLKSIDVTLSIAEIYDKVTL; the protein is encoded by the coding sequence ATGACTCAAGCGACCACTTCGTACAGCGGAGCTACCGCACAAGAACAGCGTCTTTACACACCAGAAGAGTATCTTGATCTAGAAACAAACGCTGAATTTAGAAGCGAATACGATAACGGAGTGATTACCCCAACGACAGGTGGAACTGCAAATCACAATCGCATCTGTCGGAATCTCTGTACTGCTTTAACAATCGGGTTAAGAGGACAGAGGTTTGAAGTATTTATTTCAGATTTGAAAGTTTGGGTTCCAACTTCCCAAAAGTTTCGATATCCAGACATTATGGTGACTGCTGGAGAACCAGAATACTATCAGAATCGCAAAACAACGGTTACAAATCCACAGATTATTATTGAAGTCTTATCGGAATCTACAGAAGAATTTGATCGAGAAGATAAGTTCAGACTTTATCAATCGATTCCGTCTTTTCAGGAATATCTCTTGATTGATCAAAGCCAGATCGCGATCGATCATTTCTACAAAACCCAACCGAAACACTGGCAAATTGATCAGTTTGACGATCAAGACACTGAAATTAAACTGAAATCAATTGATGTCACCTTGTCGATTGCTGAAATTTACGACAAAGTGACACTTTGA
- the petB gene encoding cytochrome b6, producing MANVYDWFDERLEVGALAEDVTSKYVPPHVNIFYCLGGITLVCFLIQFATGFAMTFYYKPTVAEAFTSVQYIMNEVNFGWLIRSIHRWSASMMVLMMILHVFRVYLTGGFKKPRELTWVTGVILAVITVSFGVTGYSLPWDQVGYWAVKIVSGVPEAIPVVGTLIADLLRGGASVGQSTLTRYYSAHTFVLPWLIAVFMLAHFLMIRKQGISGPL from the coding sequence ATGGCAAATGTGTATGACTGGTTCGATGAGCGCCTAGAAGTCGGTGCGCTCGCCGAAGACGTAACCAGCAAGTACGTGCCTCCCCACGTCAACATCTTCTATTGCTTGGGCGGCATTACTCTGGTGTGCTTTTTGATCCAGTTCGCAACTGGATTTGCAATGACCTTTTACTACAAGCCCACCGTTGCCGAAGCATTCACTTCTGTTCAGTACATCATGAACGAAGTCAATTTCGGTTGGCTGATTCGCTCCATCCACCGTTGGTCTGCCAGCATGATGGTGCTGATGATGATTCTTCACGTGTTCCGCGTTTATTTGACTGGTGGCTTCAAAAAGCCCCGCGAATTGACCTGGGTAACGGGCGTTATCTTGGCTGTGATCACCGTTTCTTTCGGTGTGACGGGCTATTCCTTGCCTTGGGATCAAGTCGGCTACTGGGCGGTGAAAATCGTATCCGGTGTGCCTGAAGCGATTCCAGTTGTGGGAACCCTGATTGCAGACTTGCTGCGCGGTGGTGCAAGTGTTGGTCAATCGACCCTGACTCGCTACTACAGTGCTCATACCTTTGTCTTACCTTGGTTGATCGCCGTCTTTATGCTGGCGCACTTCCTGATGATTCGGAAGCAAGGAATTTCCGGTCCGTTGTAA
- the rplU gene encoding 50S ribosomal protein L21 has translation MATAILDDRDLYGAYQDKLMAHAIIEIAGQQIRVEPSRFYDVNRLVGDVDSQLEIDRVLYVNNAGEVSIGAPVVEGATVQATILRHMRGRKVLVYKMKPKKKTRKKRGHRQELTRIMIDSITVGGTAIDTKDQPRG, from the coding sequence TTGGCAACTGCGATTCTCGACGATCGCGACCTGTACGGCGCTTATCAGGATAAACTCATGGCTCACGCAATTATCGAAATCGCAGGACAGCAAATTCGGGTTGAACCGAGTCGTTTTTATGATGTGAACCGTCTCGTCGGAGATGTAGACTCGCAGCTCGAAATCGATCGTGTCTTGTATGTGAATAACGCAGGCGAAGTTAGCATCGGTGCACCCGTTGTAGAAGGAGCAACCGTTCAGGCAACGATTTTGCGTCACATGCGCGGACGTAAAGTTCTCGTCTACAAGATGAAACCGAAAAAGAAAACCCGCAAAAAACGCGGTCATCGTCAAGAACTCACCCGCATCATGATCGATTCGATCACGGTCGGTGGAACCGCAATTGATACCAAAGATCAGCCGCGCGGTTAG
- a CDS encoding ABC transporter permease — MDAAQLIPIFATAIATSTPLVFACLGETIGERAGVINLSAEGTILMGAMTGFAMAKTLEDAGTIPSLIAGFTGAACVGAAIAFIVAFGALTLKQSQVAIGFVLALLGASLSSFLGNPFVRIPGPTVPSFRIPLLQDIPLIGQLFFQSDWLVYLSYFAIAFAWIYFYRTRAGLMLRAIGEQPNAAFARGTNVVLMRYIYTLVGGAFMGIAGAAFSLNFKAGWSQLHTAGYGWVALAIVIFGGWNPLRVAISCYLFGILQSLAGVAQSTIPDVPTQVFTVAPFLLMIVLLVLTSSEWVERVLKALPSPLDRTASELIRSTPPAALGKVFEQD, encoded by the coding sequence ATGGATGCAGCTCAACTGATTCCGATTTTTGCAACTGCGATCGCGACTTCTACTCCGCTTGTTTTTGCTTGCCTGGGCGAAACGATCGGAGAACGAGCGGGAGTGATCAATCTCTCGGCTGAAGGCACGATTTTAATGGGTGCAATGACCGGATTTGCGATGGCGAAAACGCTCGAAGACGCGGGTACAATTCCCAGTTTGATCGCAGGCTTTACAGGAGCGGCATGTGTTGGAGCCGCTATCGCATTCATTGTTGCGTTTGGAGCGTTGACGCTGAAACAGTCTCAAGTTGCGATCGGGTTTGTGTTGGCACTGTTAGGAGCGAGCTTATCGTCATTTTTGGGGAATCCGTTTGTGCGAATTCCAGGACCGACTGTTCCCAGTTTTAGAATTCCATTGCTGCAAGATATTCCCTTGATTGGGCAGCTTTTCTTTCAGAGTGATTGGCTCGTTTATTTGAGCTATTTCGCGATCGCGTTTGCCTGGATCTACTTCTATCGGACTCGTGCCGGATTGATGCTGAGAGCGATCGGAGAACAGCCGAATGCTGCCTTCGCTAGAGGTACAAATGTTGTTTTGATGCGCTACATCTATACTTTGGTGGGCGGTGCATTCATGGGCATTGCAGGAGCAGCATTCTCGCTGAATTTCAAAGCGGGTTGGAGCCAGTTACATACTGCTGGATATGGTTGGGTTGCTTTGGCGATCGTCATTTTTGGTGGTTGGAATCCTTTAAGAGTGGCGATTAGCTGCTACCTGTTTGGCATTTTGCAATCTCTAGCTGGGGTCGCTCAAAGTACAATTCCTGATGTTCCGACGCAAGTGTTCACTGTTGCGCCATTTTTGCTGATGATTGTGCTGTTGGTTTTGACTTCGAGCGAATGGGTGGAAAGAGTGTTGAAAGCTCTACCTTCACCTCTCGATCGCACAGCTTCGGAATTGATTCGGAGTACTCCACCTGCTGCATTGGGGAAAGTATTTGAGCAGGATTAA
- a CDS encoding DUF2854 domain-containing protein, protein MSSLLRRLPPLAALCLGGGAIITIIGFTAYALNYAALNMIGFFYGIPLLLGGVALKITELRPVPLTIPTTSEVEALKATQATDTQKQIFDDLTRYRYGQEAHLDSALKFLGLAPTDDDRPTIIGIREENIDGAYAMILEFDSPFITLEMWQKKIEKMTSFFGPNVRVDVTQPANERVDLSIIAVPAVTAPV, encoded by the coding sequence ATGTCATCGCTACTTCGTCGATTGCCTCCTTTGGCTGCGTTGTGCCTCGGTGGAGGAGCCATCATCACAATCATCGGATTTACCGCCTACGCGCTCAATTATGCAGCGCTCAACATGATTGGCTTCTTCTATGGAATTCCGTTACTCCTAGGCGGCGTAGCGCTCAAAATTACTGAACTTCGCCCCGTGCCTCTGACGATTCCCACAACTTCCGAAGTAGAAGCACTCAAAGCGACCCAAGCGACCGACACTCAGAAGCAAATTTTTGATGACCTGACTCGGTATCGCTATGGGCAAGAAGCACATTTAGACAGCGCTTTGAAATTTTTGGGTCTTGCTCCGACCGATGACGATCGACCCACAATCATTGGCATCCGCGAAGAGAATATCGACGGAGCCTACGCCATGATTCTCGAATTCGATTCGCCCTTTATTACCCTGGAAATGTGGCAGAAAAAGATTGAAAAAATGACTTCATTCTTCGGCCCAAATGTCCGCGTTGATGTGACTCAACCCGCAAACGAACGAGTAGATTTATCCATCATTGCTGTCCCCGCAGTCACAGCACCTGTTTAG
- the ctpA gene encoding carboxyl-terminal processing protease CtpA: MEKRFIWVRSLTIVGLSIAAALLFLAAPALALTEEQKLINEVWRIIDRGYVDPTFNHKNWWALREKYLKQSLPNREATYGVISQMLAVLDDPFTRLLKPDQYRSLQTSTSGELTGVGLQIALDMETKRLKVISPISGSPAAKAGILAGDSILEIDGVTTEGLSLDEAAEKMRGTIGSHVMLTVKRETEEREFDLVRARVELNPVVAELRSQPNGLKVGYLRLSQFNANAAMELGHAIASLEKNGADHYILDLRNNPGGLLNAGIEIARLWLDEGAIVYTVNRQGTLGSFEATGKALTHDPLVVLVNQGTASASEILAGALQDNARATIIGEKTFGKGLIQSLFDLSDGSGLAVTVAKYETPNHTDINRLGIQPDRVVPIDQTFTLEQIGTEADRQYQAAIAAFSDSLVAGAK, from the coding sequence ATGGAAAAACGATTCATTTGGGTTCGCTCTCTTACGATTGTTGGGTTGTCGATCGCGGCGGCGCTCCTGTTTCTTGCGGCTCCAGCACTGGCACTGACGGAAGAACAAAAGTTAATCAACGAGGTTTGGCGGATTATCGATCGCGGATATGTCGATCCAACTTTTAATCATAAAAACTGGTGGGCGCTGAGAGAAAAATATCTCAAGCAATCTTTGCCGAATCGAGAGGCGACGTATGGAGTGATTAGCCAAATGTTGGCAGTGCTTGACGATCCGTTTACCCGATTGCTCAAGCCCGATCAGTATCGCAGTTTGCAAACGAGTACGTCAGGTGAATTGACAGGCGTGGGTTTGCAGATCGCGCTGGATATGGAGACGAAGCGATTGAAGGTGATTTCGCCGATCAGCGGATCGCCTGCGGCAAAAGCGGGGATTTTGGCGGGAGATAGCATTCTTGAAATTGATGGCGTGACCACCGAAGGCTTGAGTCTCGATGAAGCGGCAGAGAAAATGCGCGGGACGATCGGAAGTCATGTGATGCTGACAGTCAAGAGAGAAACCGAAGAACGCGAATTTGATTTGGTGCGCGCTCGTGTGGAATTAAATCCGGTTGTGGCTGAATTGCGATCGCAGCCGAATGGATTGAAGGTTGGATATTTGCGGTTGAGCCAGTTTAATGCGAACGCAGCGATGGAACTGGGACATGCGATCGCGTCATTAGAGAAAAATGGAGCCGATCACTATATTCTCGATTTGCGGAATAATCCAGGTGGATTGTTGAATGCTGGAATTGAGATTGCGCGATTATGGCTGGATGAAGGCGCGATCGTTTACACGGTCAATCGCCAAGGGACATTAGGAAGTTTTGAAGCGACTGGGAAAGCCTTGACGCATGATCCGCTTGTTGTTTTGGTCAATCAAGGTACGGCAAGTGCCAGCGAGATTTTAGCAGGAGCACTGCAAGATAACGCACGAGCAACGATTATCGGAGAGAAAACATTCGGCAAAGGGTTGATTCAATCGTTGTTTGATTTGTCAGATGGATCGGGCTTAGCTGTCACCGTTGCCAAGTACGAAACGCCAAATCACACGGATATTAATCGGTTGGGGATTCAGCCCGATCGAGTTGTACCGATCGACCAAACGTTTACGCTGGAGCAGATTGGAACAGAAGCGGATCGCCAATATCAAGCTGCGATCGCGGCGTTTTCGGATTCGCTCGTAGCTGGGGCGAAGTAG
- a CDS encoding methyltransferase domain-containing protein, with product MTDTTVNPLAYDVEQAVLERYEAGARQPEAALCCPTDGYESRYLEILPQEIIEKDYGCGDPTRYVNAGEVVVDLGSGAGKNCYILAQKVGENGRVIGVDFNDEMLSLSRKYLAPMSEKLGYQNVEFVKGKIQDLALNLDLVQAWLEKTPITSVGQIAAFEAECDRLRQSQPLISTDSVDVVISNCVLNLVRPQDKKQLFQEIFRVLKRGGRAVISDIVCDEAPTAKILNDPELWSGCIAGAFRENEFLQMFEQTGFYGIEILARQSEPWQVIDGVEFRSLTVQAFKGKEGECLDRNQAVIYRGPWKAVQDDDGHTLQRGERMAVCDKTFHIYTNPKGAYHADIIAIAPYEEVPLDSAPPFPCTKDMIRDPKQTKGLNYNVTTESGDCCSPQSCC from the coding sequence ATGACCGACACTACAGTTAATCCTCTCGCATACGATGTCGAGCAAGCGGTCTTAGAGCGCTATGAAGCCGGAGCACGACAGCCTGAAGCTGCGCTCTGTTGTCCGACCGATGGCTATGAGAGTCGCTATTTAGAGATTTTGCCACAAGAAATTATCGAGAAAGACTACGGCTGTGGAGATCCAACGCGCTATGTGAATGCAGGCGAAGTCGTGGTTGACTTGGGATCTGGGGCTGGCAAAAATTGCTATATTTTGGCGCAGAAAGTTGGTGAAAATGGGCGAGTCATTGGCGTTGATTTTAATGATGAAATGCTCAGCTTGTCGCGCAAATATCTTGCACCGATGAGCGAGAAGCTTGGCTATCAGAATGTGGAATTCGTGAAAGGTAAAATTCAGGATCTAGCATTGAACTTAGACTTAGTTCAAGCTTGGCTGGAAAAGACACCCATTACTTCGGTCGGGCAAATTGCAGCATTTGAAGCAGAATGCGATCGCTTACGCCAATCTCAACCGCTGATTTCAACCGATAGCGTTGATGTTGTCATTTCCAATTGTGTTTTGAATCTGGTACGTCCTCAAGATAAAAAACAATTGTTTCAGGAGATCTTTCGGGTTCTCAAACGCGGGGGACGAGCTGTAATCTCTGACATTGTTTGTGATGAAGCTCCGACAGCCAAGATTCTAAATGATCCTGAATTGTGGAGCGGCTGTATTGCTGGAGCCTTTCGAGAGAATGAGTTTCTCCAAATGTTTGAGCAGACTGGATTCTATGGCATTGAGATTTTGGCAAGGCAGAGTGAGCCTTGGCAAGTGATTGATGGTGTGGAATTTCGATCGCTGACAGTTCAAGCTTTCAAAGGGAAAGAAGGTGAATGTTTAGACCGCAATCAAGCGGTAATCTATCGTGGCCCTTGGAAAGCGGTACAAGATGACGATGGACATACGCTACAGCGTGGAGAACGCATGGCAGTCTGTGATAAGACTTTCCATATCTATACCAATCCAAAAGGGGCTTATCATGCCGATATTATTGCGATCGCACCTTATGAAGAAGTCCCATTAGATTCAGCACCGCCCTTTCCTTGTACAAAAGACATGATTCGTGATCCAAAGCAAACGAAAGGATTGAACTATAACGTGACGACCGAAAGCGGTGATTGCTGTAGTCCACAAAGCTGTTGTTGA